One Cucurbita pepo subsp. pepo cultivar mu-cu-16 chromosome LG11, ASM280686v2, whole genome shotgun sequence DNA window includes the following coding sequences:
- the LOC111805098 gene encoding endoplasmin homolog translates to MRKWTIASALLLLCFLSLVPDEGSRFHAKADGDADEVVDPPKVEEKIGAVPHGLSTDSDVVKRESESISKRSLRGSAEKFEFQAEVSRLMDIIINSLYSNKDIFLRELISNASDALDKIRFLSLTDKEILGEGDNSKLEIQIKLDKANKVLSIRDRGIGMTKEDLIKNLGTIAKSGTSAFVEKMQTSGDLNLIGQFGVGFYSVYLVADYVEVISKHNDDKQHVWESKADGAFAISEDTWNEPLGRGTEIRLHLRDEAQEYLEEGKLKDLVKRYSEFINFPIYIWGSKEIDVDVPADEDESNDEEAPPESSEEEDDAEKSEDDDAEKSKTKKVKETIYEWELLNDVKAIWLRSPKEVTEEEYTKFYHSLAKDFSDDKPMSWSHFNAEGDVEFKAVLFVPPKAPHDLYESYYNSKKSNLKLYVRRVFISDEFDELLPKYLNFLLGLVDSDTLPLNVSREMLQQHSSLKTIKKKLIRKALDMIRKIAEEDPDEFSHKEKKAAEKSSDDDEKKGQYSRFWNEFGKSIKLGIIEDATNRNRLAKLLRFESSKSDGKLISLDQYISRMKSGQKDIFYITGSSKEQLEKSPFLERLKKKNYEVIFFTDPVDEYLMQYLMDYEDKKFQNVSKEGLKLGKDSKDKELKESFKDLTKWWKTALSFDNVDDVKVSNRLDNTPCVVVTSKYGWSANMERIMQSQTLSDASKQAYMRGKRVLEINPRHPIIKDLRERIVKDSEDEGAKHAAKLMYQTALLESGFILSDPKDFASQIYDTVKTSLNISSDATVEEEDEAEVVETGSKAAEAEDTIKSETADEDVKDEL, encoded by the exons GTTCTAGATTTCATGCCAAGGCCGACGGTGATGCCGACGAGGTTGTAGATCCACCAAAGGTCGAGGAAAAGATCGGCGCCGTTCCGCATGGACTCTCCACGGATTCTGATGTTGTCAAGAG GGAGTCGGAGTCCATCTCGAAGAGATCTCTTCGAGGCAGCGCGGAGAAATTTGAGTTCCAAGCTGAGGTGTCTCGTCTCATGGACATTATTATCAATTCCTTGTATAGTAACAAAGACATTTTCCTCAGAGAATTGATCTCCAACGCTTCTGAT GCGTTGGATAAGATTAGGTTCCTTTCCCTGACCGATAAAGAGATCTTGGGTGAAGGCGACAACTCGAAGCTGGAGATTCAA ATTAAGTTGGACAAAGCAAACAAAGTCCTTTCGATTCGCGACAGAGGTATTGGTATGACGAAAGAGGATTTGATTAAGAACTTGGGAACCATAGCGAAATCTGGAACTTCAG CATTTGTGGAAAAAATGCAGACAAGCGGTGATCTCAATCTTATTGGACAATTTGGAGTAGGTTTCTACTCCGTGTATCTTGTGGCTGATTACGTTGAAGTGATCAGTAAACACAACGATGACAAACA ACATGTGTGGGAGTCCAAGGCTGATGGAGCATTCGCCATCTCTGAAGATACTTGGAATGAACCCTTAGGCCGCGGAACTGAAATTAGATTGCATCTTAGAGATGAAGCTCAAGAATACCTGGAGGAGGGCAAACTGAAA GATTTGGTGAAGAGATATTCAGAATTTATCAACTTCCCCATTTATATCTGGGGAAGCAAAGAGATCGACGTGGACGTTCCTGCAGATGAGGATGAATCCAATGATGAAGAAGCACCGC CCGAAAGCTCagaagaggaagatgatgCAGAAAAGAGTGAAGATGATGATGCTGAGAAGTCAAAGACAAAGAAAGTCAAAGAAACAATTTATGAATGGGAGCTTTTGAATGATGTGAAAGCCATATGGCTGCGGAGTCCCAAAGAAGTGACAGAGGAAGAGTATACTAAATTCTACCACTCTCTTGCTAAG GATTTTAGTGATGACAAGCCTATGTCATGGAGTCACTTCAATGCAGAAGGTGATGTTGAGTTCAAAGCTGTTCTGTTTGTGCCTCCTAAGGCTCCTCATGATCTCTACGAGAGCTACTATAACAGCAAAAAATCCAACTTGAAGCTGTATGTTCGAAGGGTTTTCATCTCAGACGAGTTTGATGAGCTCCTGCCGAagtatttgaactttttgcTG GGTCTTGTTGATTCTGATACTTTACCCCTCAACGTTTCACGAGAAATGCTCCAACAACACAGCAGCCTGAAGACAATTAAGAAGAAACTCATTCGCAAGGCCCTTGATATGATCCGTAAAATTGCTGAAGAGGATCCTGATGAGTTCAGTCACAAGGAGAAGAAAG CTGCAGAGAAGAGtagtgatgatgatgagaagAAAGGCCAGTACAGTCGATTCTGGAATGAGTTTGGCAAATCAATTAAACTTGGTATTATTGAGGACGCGACTAACAGAAACCGTCTAGCAAAACTGCTCCGATTCGAGAG CTCCAAGTCGGATGGCAAATTGATTTCACTGGATCAGTATATTTCAAGAATGAAATCAGGACAAAAGGATATCTTTTACATTACTGGCTCAAGCAAGGAACAGTTGGAGAAATCCCCATTCCTTGAGCGTCTTAAGAAGAAGAACTATGAG GTTATCTTTTTCACGGATCCGGTTGATGAGTACTTGATGCAATATCTCATGGACTACGAAGacaaaaaattccaaaatgtaTCTAAGGAGGGTCTCAAACTAGGCAAAGACTCGAAGGATAAAGAACTCAAGGAGTCCTTCAAGGATCTTACTAAATGGTGGAAGACCGCCCTTTCTTTCGACAACGTTGACGATGTCAAAGTTTCGAATCGTTTGGATAACACACCTTGTGTGGTTGTGACATCCAAGTATGGATGGAGCGCTAATATGGAAAGGATCATGCAGTCTCAGACCCTATCAGATGCTAGCAAACAAGCATATATGCGCGGTAAGAGGGTGCTCGAGATCAACCCAAGGCACCCGATCATCAAGGATCTTCGGGAGAGAATAGTCAAGGATTCGGAg GACGAGGGCGCAAAGCATGCTGCAAAACTGATGTACCAGACAGCTCTTCTGGAAAGCGGGTTTATTCTCAGTGATCCCAAGGATTTTGCCTCCCAAATCTATGACACGGTGAAGACTAGCTTAAACATAAGTTCCGACGCAACTGttgaagaggaagatgaagcAGAAGTCGTCGAGACTGGATCGAAGGCTGCGGAAGCTGAAGATACTATCAAATCGGAAACAGCCGATGAGGACGTAAAGGATGAGCTGTAG